The following are encoded together in the Deltaproteobacteria bacterium genome:
- a CDS encoding ABC transporter ATP-binding protein, giving the protein MTVFNIEKVSYHYADKHLGLKDINMQVESGESLAILGANGSGKSTLLKIMAGLAFPVQGSVMALGKVVTQDSLIGEFAGFFRSKVGFVFQEPDVQIFCPTVWDEIAFGPLQLDIPKDEVKRRIEDVLDMLGIRPLKDRQPHHLSGGEKKKVAIAAVLSINPEVLLLDEPTGGLDPRTQVWFFELIDELRKIKKTIVMATHDLSIVEDLADRVVVLSEDHTIVSDGRPVEVLRDKDMLLKVNIIHEHTHRHGDITHIHSHGPFARHDEHEGGDK; this is encoded by the coding sequence ATGACGGTATTCAACATAGAGAAAGTCAGCTATCATTATGCTGATAAGCATTTGGGCCTGAAGGATATAAACATGCAGGTTGAAAGCGGCGAGAGTCTGGCCATCCTCGGCGCAAATGGCAGCGGAAAATCAACCTTGTTAAAGATAATGGCCGGCCTTGCATTTCCTGTTCAAGGCTCTGTCATGGCGCTTGGCAAGGTTGTGACGCAAGACAGCCTGATCGGAGAATTTGCCGGATTTTTCAGAAGCAAGGTAGGCTTTGTATTTCAGGAACCGGATGTTCAGATATTTTGCCCAACAGTATGGGATGAGATTGCATTCGGTCCATTGCAATTAGATATACCAAAGGATGAGGTCAAACGGCGAATTGAAGATGTGCTTGATATGCTGGGCATAAGGCCATTGAAAGACAGACAGCCCCATCACTTAAGCGGCGGAGAAAAGAAAAAGGTGGCAATTGCGGCAGTGCTTTCAATAAATCCTGAGGTCCTTCTTCTGGATGAGCCTACAGGCGGCCTTGACCCGCGGACGCAGGTCTGGTTCTTTGAACTCATTGACGAATTAAGAAAAATAAAGAAGACCATCGTAATGGCAACGCATGACCTGAGCATAGTAGAGGATTTGGCCGATAGAGTGGTTGTGCTAAGCGAGGACCATACAATTGTATCAGACGGCAGGCCGGTGGAGGTTTTAAGGGATAAGGACATGCTCCTGAAGGTCAATATAATCCATGAGCATACCCACAGGCACGGGGATATTACGCACATTCACAGTCATGGGCCGTTTGCAAGGCATGATGAGCATGAAGGGGGTGATAAATGA
- the cbiQ gene encoding cobalt ECF transporter T component CbiQ, which produces MEKGVKIPDWLKKTEVGFCPCRAVGRGRGFIEKNIEAMASFLKEVLEPESFSNKRGLLQAIDPRARLFGALLFIVSAALLKGILSITGLLFMAAAMSAASRINVIILFRRTLPVLAFTLFLVLPTAFNFITPGTVIVKIFSFNNFDLYISRQGLENISVFLLRVAAMASILSLFILTTGYPDIFRALRSFPIPRFFITALSMTFRYIMVLIKVAEDSHMARKARTIKSLTVKEGRGWLASQIWFIMQRSMEIAEGVSLAMAARGFTGEVKTMSSFKMRGRDYIWMGFAIFVLLLSVQV; this is translated from the coding sequence ATGGAAAAAGGAGTAAAGATACCCGATTGGCTTAAAAAAACTGAGGTGGGCTTCTGTCCATGCCGCGCAGTTGGCAGGGGCAGAGGTTTTATTGAAAAGAATATAGAGGCAATGGCGTCTTTTTTAAAAGAGGTTCTGGAACCTGAAAGTTTTTCAAATAAAAGAGGCCTGCTTCAGGCAATTGATCCAAGGGCAAGGCTTTTTGGCGCGCTTTTATTCATTGTATCTGCCGCCCTTCTTAAGGGCATATTATCAATCACAGGGCTTTTATTTATGGCCGCGGCAATGTCTGCTGCGTCAAGGATAAATGTGATTATCCTGTTCAGAAGGACCCTGCCGGTTCTTGCATTCACGCTTTTTCTTGTTTTGCCAACTGCATTTAATTTTATAACACCCGGCACGGTTATTGTAAAAATATTCAGCTTCAATAATTTTGATTTATATATATCCAGGCAGGGGCTTGAAAATATATCCGTATTTTTATTAAGGGTAGCGGCGATGGCCTCTATATTATCCCTTTTCATCCTTACCACAGGATACCCGGATATATTCAGGGCGCTCAGGAGTTTTCCGATACCGAGGTTTTTTATTACAGCCCTTTCCATGACATTCAGATATATAATGGTTTTGATAAAGGTCGCAGAGGACAGCCATATGGCAAGAAAGGCGAGGACTATAAAGTCTTTGACTGTAAAAGAAGGACGGGGGTGGCTGGCTTCTCAAATATGGTTTATAATGCAAAGGTCTATGGAGATTGCAGAGGGAGTCTCTCTTGCCATGGCTGCCCGCGGCTTTACAGGAGAAGTAAAAACCATGAGCAGCTTTAAGATGAGGGGGCGGGATTATATTTGGATGGGATTTGCGATATTTGTGCTGCTTCTATCGGTGCAGGTGTAA
- the cbiM gene encoding cobalt transporter CbiM → MGNMHIPDGYLSPKTCGILYLAMSPVWYLAARKLQKTLQAKEIPMLALSAAFTFVIMMFNIPIPGGTTGHMVGAVVVACMLGPWAAVVAVSIALTIQALLFGDGGVTTLGANSFNMAFLMPFAGYYVYHIIAAGNPGQKRKWIAFFIAGYVAMNITALAAAVELGIQPLIASSPDGRPLYAPYPLSITIPAMAASHLLFFGLIEGIGTAMIVSYILKTNEAVLYRPAANPLRPLWIGLGILILITPLGLLAQGAAWGEWASKELKTLLGFIPEGLKGLEGFWTSLMPGYNIPGFDSQVKSALGYVISAALGSTVIVLTIYIAGRIWKKE, encoded by the coding sequence ATGGGAAACATGCACATCCCTGACGGTTATTTAAGTCCAAAGACATGCGGGATTTTGTATCTGGCGATGTCACCTGTCTGGTATCTGGCAGCCAGAAAACTACAGAAGACATTGCAGGCAAAAGAGATACCCATGCTTGCCCTGAGCGCTGCGTTTACCTTTGTGATAATGATGTTTAATATCCCAATCCCAGGCGGCACCACAGGGCATATGGTGGGCGCCGTTGTTGTGGCCTGTATGCTTGGGCCGTGGGCAGCTGTTGTGGCAGTATCCATTGCCCTTACCATCCAGGCATTGTTATTCGGTGACGGAGGCGTTACAACACTTGGGGCGAACTCTTTTAATATGGCATTCCTGATGCCTTTTGCAGGCTACTATGTATACCATATTATTGCTGCCGGCAATCCGGGGCAAAAAAGAAAATGGATTGCGTTTTTTATTGCAGGTTATGTTGCTATGAATATTACTGCCCTTGCAGCAGCAGTTGAACTTGGGATACAGCCTCTTATAGCAAGTTCGCCTGACGGCAGGCCTTTGTATGCGCCGTATCCTTTATCCATTACAATACCTGCAATGGCCGCAAGCCATCTCTTATTTTTTGGTCTTATTGAGGGGATAGGCACTGCCATGATTGTTTCTTATATCTTAAAAACAAACGAGGCTGTGTTGTATAGGCCTGCGGCAAACCCTTTAAGACCGCTCTGGATAGGGCTGGGCATTTTAATACTCATTACACCCCTTGGACTTCTGGCTCAAGGCGCTGCATGGGGCGAATGGGCATCAAAGGAATTAAAGACGTTGTTAGGATTTATACCTGAAGGTTTAAAAGGGCTTGAGGGATTCTGGACAAGCCTTATGCCTGGTTATAATATCCCTGGTTTTGACAGCCAGGTAAAATCAGCCCTTGGCTATGTTATTTCTGCTGCGCTTGGCAGCACAGTGATTGTGCTGACAATATATATTGCGGGGAGGATATGGAAAAAGGAGTAA
- a CDS encoding precorrin-8X methylmutase, translated as MSKANNTLHEVAKSVKEKGSYDIVQPAFLQFEHPDFSEAVDLLVKQGAEKIIVHPYFLYMGSHVTKDLPFEIGTAEKKYPNLEFVLAPHLGYHEKLVDVAIERIEQIMGRLKPCPAHHSPNQHPIEAESFKIIGEQLDESRFDAMELPIVKRLVHTTADFEYADLVRFGNNAIEAGIDAISRGADIITDVRMVEVGISRERFNKFGGQIRCFVADADVIAQAQKDNITKTAAAMQKALGYMDSSIVVIGNAPTALLELIKMIKEEKARPAVVIGVPVGFVGAEESKEELMKLDLPYISIKGKKGGSTVAVAIVNALLMMADGKHAHP; from the coding sequence GTGTCAAAGGCAAATAATACGCTGCATGAAGTTGCAAAATCTGTTAAGGAAAAGGGCAGCTACGACATTGTTCAGCCTGCCTTTTTGCAGTTTGAACATCCTGATTTTTCTGAGGCAGTTGATCTTTTGGTAAAACAGGGGGCCGAAAAGATAATCGTCCACCCCTATTTTCTTTATATGGGCAGCCATGTTACAAAAGACCTCCCCTTTGAGATAGGCACAGCAGAAAAGAAATATCCTAATCTCGAGTTTGTTTTAGCGCCGCATCTGGGCTATCATGAAAAATTGGTAGATGTTGCGATAGAGCGGATAGAACAAATCATGGGTCGGCTAAAGCCTTGCCCTGCTCACCACTCACCAAACCAGCATCCCATTGAAGCAGAATCCTTTAAGATAATAGGCGAGCAGCTTGATGAGTCAAGGTTTGACGCAATGGAACTTCCGATAGTAAAACGGCTGGTTCATACAACAGCAGACTTTGAATATGCGGACTTGGTCAGGTTCGGCAATAACGCAATTGAGGCGGGCATAGATGCAATCTCAAGAGGCGCCGATATAATTACTGATGTAAGGATGGTAGAGGTTGGGATAAGCAGAGAAAGATTTAATAAATTTGGCGGACAGATCAGATGTTTTGTGGCAGATGCGGATGTGATAGCTCAGGCGCAAAAAGATAATATAACAAAAACCGCTGCTGCGATGCAAAAGGCATTAGGCTATATGGACAGCAGTATCGTTGTTATAGGCAATGCGCCTACTGCGCTTCTGGAACTTATAAAGATGATTAAAGAAGAGAAGGCAAGGCCGGCCGTTGTTATCGGCGTCCCTGTCGGCTTTGTTGGGGCGGAAGAATCAAAGGAAGAATTGATGAAACTTGATTTGCCGTATATTTCCATCAAAGGCAAAAAAGGCGGCAGCACTGTGGCCGTTGCCATTGTGAATGCGCTGCTGATGATGGCAGATGGGAAACATGCACATCCCTGA